From Cellulomonas dongxiuzhuiae, the proteins below share one genomic window:
- a CDS encoding acyl-CoA carboxylase subunit epsilon, whose product MTAEPQDVARAEAHVHVVRGAPDDDELAALVAGLVATAAGHGPQDEDTDAPARAARARWMAPGRLRGAAVPAHGPDAWRWSLRV is encoded by the coding sequence GTGACCGCCGAGCCGCAGGACGTCGCACGTGCCGAGGCCCACGTGCACGTGGTGCGGGGGGCACCGGACGACGACGAGCTCGCGGCGCTGGTCGCCGGGCTCGTCGCGACCGCGGCGGGCCACGGCCCGCAGGACGAGGACACCGACGCGCCCGCGCGGGCCGCGCGCGCACGGTGGATGGCACCCGGGCGACTGCGCGGGGCGGCCGTGCCCGCGCACGGTCCCGACGCGTGGCGGTGGAGCCTGCGCGTCTGA
- a CDS encoding vitamin K epoxide reductase family protein yields the protein MKETTHDVGDDELVGVVDEHDDALAALPGDLDDPDLLRPAPLPWRRRTAIEMIVSGLIGLYTSFVLSIEAIHVAVANATNTTASASCDLNAFISCSAVADTWQAQLFGFPNAFLGIAAEAIVITVAIAMLGGVVFPRWFMLSAQAVYTAGLVFAWWLFQQSFFEIGALCPWCLLITATTTLVWAGLTRVNVRDGHLTLPGRWGPWARRFVASGNDWFVTVAVLVLFAAVVFAKYGWTLLV from the coding sequence GTGAAGGAGACCACCCACGACGTGGGCGACGACGAGCTGGTCGGCGTCGTCGACGAGCACGACGACGCGCTCGCCGCGCTGCCGGGCGACCTCGACGACCCGGACCTGCTGCGTCCGGCGCCGCTGCCGTGGCGCCGCCGGACGGCGATCGAGATGATCGTCTCGGGACTCATCGGGCTGTACACGTCGTTCGTCCTGTCGATCGAGGCGATCCACGTCGCGGTCGCGAACGCCACGAACACGACCGCGTCGGCGAGCTGCGACCTCAACGCCTTCATCTCGTGCAGCGCCGTCGCGGACACCTGGCAGGCGCAGCTGTTCGGGTTCCCGAACGCCTTCCTCGGCATCGCGGCCGAGGCCATCGTCATCACGGTCGCGATCGCGATGCTCGGCGGGGTGGTCTTCCCTCGCTGGTTCATGCTCAGCGCCCAGGCGGTCTACACCGCCGGCCTGGTGTTCGCCTGGTGGCTGTTCCAGCAGTCGTTCTTCGAGATCGGCGCGCTGTGCCCGTGGTGCCTGCTCATCACGGCCACGACGACGCTCGTCTGGGCAGGGCTGACCCGTGTCAACGTGCGCGACGGGCACCTCACGCTGCCCGGCCGCTGGGGGCCGTGGGCGCGGCGCTTCGTCGCCTCCGGCAACGACTGGTTCGTCACCGTCGCTGTCCTCGTGCTCTTCGCGGCGGTCGTCTTCGCCAAGTACGGCTGGACGCTCCTGGTCTGA
- a CDS encoding biotin--[acetyl-CoA-carboxylase] ligase, whose product MTVRPPLEVDTLRELLLAPAGPLARLDVVEETASTNDAVVAGLRAAPDTWPHASLLVAEHQSAGHGRAGRTWTTPPRSSLTCTFVARPRSGPATYAWLPLLAGLGAVRALRATAGVPAVLKWPNDVLVDLGDEAEHLDGWGTARKVAGVLAQVVPDVPAVAVGIGVNVDQRPDELPVPWATSLAIAGARAADRANVLVALVRALDEVAQRWTEHQGDAVAAGLLDEVASVCATVGQRVSVELPDGTALVGTATELGDDGALVVRADDGATRRVLAGDVTHVRVTGDTAP is encoded by the coding sequence ATGACCGTGCGCCCGCCCCTCGAGGTCGACACGCTGCGCGAGCTGCTGCTCGCCCCCGCGGGACCCCTCGCACGCCTCGACGTGGTCGAGGAGACCGCGTCGACCAACGACGCCGTCGTCGCCGGCCTGCGTGCCGCGCCCGACACGTGGCCCCATGCGAGCCTCCTGGTCGCCGAGCACCAGAGCGCGGGGCACGGGCGCGCCGGACGCACCTGGACGACACCGCCCCGTTCGTCGCTGACGTGCACCTTCGTCGCTCGTCCGCGGTCGGGGCCGGCGACGTACGCGTGGCTCCCGCTGCTGGCGGGGCTGGGTGCGGTGCGTGCGCTGCGCGCCACCGCGGGCGTCCCGGCGGTCCTCAAGTGGCCCAACGACGTGCTCGTCGACCTCGGCGACGAGGCCGAGCACCTCGACGGGTGGGGGACCGCGCGCAAGGTCGCGGGCGTCCTCGCCCAGGTGGTCCCGGACGTGCCGGCCGTCGCGGTCGGCATCGGCGTCAACGTCGACCAGCGGCCCGACGAGCTGCCCGTGCCCTGGGCGACGTCGCTCGCGATCGCCGGCGCCCGGGCGGCGGACCGGGCGAACGTCCTCGTCGCCCTCGTCCGGGCGCTCGACGAGGTCGCGCAGCGCTGGACCGAGCACCAGGGCGACGCCGTCGCGGCGGGCCTGCTCGACGAGGTGGCGTCGGTGTGCGCGACCGTCGGGCAGCGCGTGAGCGTCGAGCTGCCCGACGGCACCGCGCTCGTCGGTACGGCGACGGAGCTGGGCGACGACGGCGCGCTCGTCGTGCGCGCCGACGACGGTGCGACGCGCCGCGTGCTGGCCGGCGACGTCACGCACGTGCGGGTGACCGGCGACACAGCCCCGTGA
- a CDS encoding DUF885 domain-containing protein — MTSSSVSPRPVSPVDAVADAYVTTLARLHPVGATYLGVAGHEREMTDFSPEAAAERAAAARSALLAIEGLPAADAVDEVTTASMRYALGTEIDLHDAGETARLLNNVSSPSQQVVETFDLMASDTEQAWDDIAARLAAVPAAMSSYVASLRSAAARGDVAAARQVAAVVQQAREVADPQRSAFTRLVRGADARRVLGDDHPLRADLERAAGVAREAYADLARVLADELAPLAPQDDAVGRERYALWSRHHVGAVLDLDETYAWGLEELARVQAEQAQVAAQVAGPGASVAQAVALLDADPARQLPDTDALRAWMQATSDAAIGALDGTHFDIPAPVRTLECRIAPSHTGAIYYTGPSDDFSRPGRMWWSVPEGVTSFSTWRERTTVYHEGVPGHHLQIAQAVFERATLNSWRRLAAWTSGHGEGWALYAERLMADLGFLDDPGDRLGMLDGQRLRAARVVFDLGMHLGLPAPAEVGGAWTPESGWDFLRSNVNMSDAFVRFEFTRYLGWPGQAPSYKVGQRLWEQARETARSTASDRGQRFDLRDFHARALALGSVPLAVLPEALTA; from the coding sequence GTGACGTCCTCCTCGGTCTCCCCCCGTCCGGTCAGCCCCGTCGACGCCGTCGCCGACGCCTACGTGACCACGCTCGCCCGCCTGCACCCCGTGGGTGCGACCTACCTGGGCGTCGCCGGGCACGAGCGCGAGATGACGGACTTCTCCCCCGAGGCAGCGGCGGAGCGGGCCGCGGCCGCGCGCTCGGCCCTGCTCGCGATCGAGGGCCTGCCGGCGGCGGACGCGGTGGACGAGGTGACGACGGCGTCGATGCGGTACGCGCTCGGCACCGAGATCGACCTGCACGACGCCGGCGAGACCGCGCGCCTGCTCAACAACGTGTCGTCTCCCTCGCAGCAGGTCGTCGAGACCTTCGACCTCATGGCGAGCGACACCGAGCAGGCGTGGGACGACATCGCCGCGCGGCTCGCGGCCGTGCCCGCGGCCATGTCCTCGTACGTCGCGTCGCTGCGCTCGGCCGCCGCCCGTGGTGACGTCGCCGCCGCCCGCCAGGTGGCGGCCGTGGTCCAGCAGGCCCGCGAGGTCGCCGACCCGCAGCGGTCCGCGTTCACGCGGCTCGTCCGCGGCGCCGACGCGCGCCGCGTGCTGGGTGACGACCACCCCCTGCGCGCCGACCTCGAGCGTGCGGCGGGCGTGGCACGTGAGGCGTACGCGGACCTGGCGCGCGTCCTGGCCGACGAGCTCGCGCCGCTGGCGCCGCAGGACGACGCGGTCGGCCGTGAGCGGTACGCGCTGTGGTCCCGGCACCACGTGGGTGCGGTCCTGGACCTCGACGAGACGTACGCCTGGGGGCTCGAGGAGCTCGCCCGCGTGCAGGCGGAGCAGGCGCAGGTCGCGGCGCAGGTCGCCGGGCCGGGCGCGAGCGTCGCGCAGGCGGTCGCGCTGCTCGACGCCGACCCGGCGCGGCAGCTGCCCGACACCGACGCGCTCCGGGCGTGGATGCAGGCGACCTCGGACGCCGCGATCGGGGCGCTCGACGGCACGCACTTCGACATCCCCGCACCGGTACGGACCCTCGAGTGCCGCATCGCGCCGTCGCACACGGGCGCGATCTACTACACCGGCCCCAGCGACGACTTCAGCCGCCCGGGGCGGATGTGGTGGTCGGTGCCCGAGGGCGTCACGTCGTTCTCGACGTGGCGCGAGCGCACGACCGTCTACCACGAGGGCGTCCCCGGTCACCACCTGCAGATCGCCCAGGCCGTGTTCGAGCGCGCGACGCTGAACTCGTGGCGGCGGCTCGCGGCGTGGACGTCGGGTCACGGCGAGGGCTGGGCGCTGTACGCCGAGCGGCTCATGGCCGACCTGGGCTTCCTCGACGACCCGGGCGACCGCCTCGGCATGCTCGACGGGCAGCGGCTGCGCGCCGCCCGCGTCGTGTTCGACCTGGGGATGCACCTGGGTCTGCCTGCCCCGGCCGAGGTCGGCGGCGCGTGGACGCCGGAGTCCGGCTGGGACTTCCTGCGGTCCAACGTGAACATGTCGGACGCGTTCGTGCGCTTCGAGTTCACGCGCTACCTCGGCTGGCCGGGGCAGGCACCGTCGTACAAGGTCGGGCAGCGCCTCTGGGAGCAGGCACGGGAGACGGCGCGGTCCACCGCGTCGGACCGTGGCCAGCGGTTCGACCTGCGCGACTTCCACGCCCGTGCCCTCGCGCTCGGCTCCGTCCCGCTCGCGGTGCTGCCCGAGGCGCTCACCGCCTGA
- a CDS encoding Maf family protein, translating to MTRLLLASASPARRATLAAAGLAPLVAVSAVDEDAVLAAARERYGDLEPADAVLVLAQAKAEDVARRLDDVEVEGWDDDDDVVVLGCDSMLELDGEVLGKPRDAADALARWRAMRGRSGVLHTGHWLVDERDPSDGGTRATLGATASTVVHFADLSDDEVAAYVATREPLAVAGAFTIDGLGGPFVERIEGDHHNVVGVSLPLLRHLLADIDLTVPDLWRR from the coding sequence GTGACCCGGCTCCTGCTCGCCTCCGCCTCCCCCGCCCGCCGCGCGACGCTCGCCGCCGCCGGGCTCGCGCCGCTCGTGGCTGTCTCGGCCGTCGACGAGGACGCCGTCCTGGCGGCGGCGCGCGAGCGCTACGGCGACCTCGAGCCGGCCGACGCGGTCCTCGTGCTCGCGCAGGCCAAGGCGGAGGACGTCGCCCGGCGTCTCGACGACGTCGAGGTCGAGGGCTGGGACGACGACGACGACGTCGTGGTGCTGGGCTGCGACTCGATGCTCGAGCTCGACGGCGAGGTGCTCGGCAAGCCGCGCGACGCCGCCGACGCGCTCGCGCGGTGGCGCGCCATGCGGGGCCGCTCGGGCGTCCTGCACACCGGCCACTGGCTGGTCGACGAGCGGGACCCGTCCGACGGCGGGACGCGCGCGACGCTCGGCGCGACCGCGTCGACGGTCGTGCACTTCGCGGACCTGTCCGACGACGAGGTCGCGGCGTACGTCGCCACGCGCGAGCCCCTGGCGGTGGCGGGCGCGTTCACGATCGACGGGCTGGGCGGCCCGTTCGTCGAGCGCATCGAGGGCGACCACCACAACGTCGTCGGCGTGAGCCTGCCGCTGCTGCGCCACCTGCTGGCGGACATCGACCTGACGGTCCCGGACCTCTGGCGTCGCTGA
- a CDS encoding acetyl/propionyl/methylcrotonyl-CoA carboxylase subunit alpha, with protein sequence MTKVLVANRGEIAVRIARACRDAGVASVAVYSDTDRDALHVHVADEAYALDGARAAETYLDIPKLLDVARRSGADAVHPGYGFLAENAQFAQAVIDAGLVWVGPPPAAIEALGDKVSARHIAQRAGAPLVAGTPEPVTDVAEIHAFAAEHGLPVAIKAAFGGGGRGLKVAREADEIDEMYESAVREAVAAFGRGECFVERYLDRPRHVETQCLADAHGTVVVVSTRDCSLQRRHQKLVEEAPAPYLSDEQNRALVTASQAILREAGYMGAGTCEFLVGQDGTVSFLEVNTRLQVEHPVSEEISGIDLVREQLRIAAGEPLGYTEVTTRGHSIEFRINGEDPAAGFLPAPGRISRLRFPSGPGVRVDSGVVEGDTVSGMFDSMIAKLIVTGATRRQAIERARRALVELEVVGIPTVVPFHRAVLEAEAFVPADDAQPFTVHTRWIETEFAETVAGLGGTPGPSHDEEQLPDGVLERVVVEVGGKRLEVVLPAALGLGRGSASGAGRLGGGRQGAAPRRATRARAARTGGSNGTVLSSPMQGTIVKVAVADGALVAEGDLVVVLEAMKMEQPLVAHRAGTVQSLTAVVGSSVTAGGAICDIVG encoded by the coding sequence ATGACCAAGGTCCTTGTCGCGAACCGCGGTGAGATCGCCGTCCGCATCGCCCGTGCCTGCCGGGACGCCGGCGTGGCGTCCGTCGCCGTGTACTCCGACACCGACCGGGACGCCCTGCACGTGCACGTCGCGGACGAGGCGTACGCGCTCGACGGCGCCCGCGCCGCCGAGACGTACCTCGACATCCCCAAGCTGCTCGACGTCGCGCGCCGCTCGGGAGCCGACGCCGTGCACCCCGGCTACGGCTTCCTCGCCGAGAACGCGCAGTTCGCGCAGGCCGTCATCGACGCCGGCCTGGTGTGGGTCGGGCCGCCGCCCGCGGCCATCGAGGCGCTGGGCGACAAGGTCAGCGCGCGGCACATCGCGCAGCGCGCCGGCGCGCCGCTGGTCGCCGGCACCCCGGAGCCCGTCACCGACGTGGCGGAGATCCACGCCTTCGCCGCCGAGCACGGGCTGCCCGTCGCCATCAAGGCCGCGTTCGGCGGTGGCGGCCGCGGGCTGAAGGTCGCCCGCGAGGCCGACGAGATCGACGAGATGTACGAGTCCGCCGTCCGCGAGGCCGTCGCGGCGTTCGGACGCGGCGAGTGCTTCGTCGAGCGGTACCTCGACCGGCCGCGTCACGTCGAGACCCAGTGCCTCGCCGACGCGCACGGCACGGTCGTCGTCGTCTCGACGCGCGACTGCTCGCTGCAGCGCCGCCACCAGAAGCTCGTCGAGGAGGCACCGGCGCCCTACCTGAGCGACGAGCAGAACCGCGCGCTGGTCACCGCGTCGCAGGCGATCCTGCGGGAGGCCGGGTACATGGGCGCCGGCACGTGCGAGTTCCTCGTGGGGCAGGACGGCACGGTGTCGTTCCTCGAGGTCAACACGCGCCTGCAGGTCGAGCACCCGGTCTCCGAGGAGATCAGCGGCATCGACCTCGTGCGCGAGCAGCTGCGGATCGCCGCGGGCGAGCCCCTGGGGTACACCGAGGTCACCACGCGCGGGCACTCGATCGAGTTCCGCATCAACGGCGAGGACCCCGCCGCGGGCTTCCTGCCCGCACCGGGTCGCATCAGCCGCCTGCGGTTCCCGTCAGGGCCGGGTGTCCGCGTCGACTCCGGCGTCGTCGAGGGCGACACGGTGTCCGGCATGTTCGACTCGATGATCGCCAAGCTGATCGTCACGGGTGCGACGCGTCGGCAGGCGATCGAGCGCGCGCGCCGCGCACTGGTCGAGCTCGAGGTCGTGGGCATCCCGACCGTCGTGCCGTTCCACCGCGCGGTGCTCGAGGCCGAGGCGTTCGTCCCGGCCGACGACGCGCAGCCGTTCACGGTCCACACGCGGTGGATCGAGACCGAGTTCGCCGAGACCGTCGCCGGCCTCGGCGGCACGCCCGGACCGTCGCACGACGAGGAGCAGCTGCCGGACGGGGTGCTCGAGCGCGTCGTCGTCGAGGTGGGCGGCAAGCGCCTCGAGGTCGTGCTGCCGGCTGCGCTCGGCCTGGGGCGCGGGTCGGCGTCGGGAGCGGGGCGCCTCGGGGGTGGCCGTCAGGGTGCGGCACCCCGTCGCGCCACGCGCGCCCGCGCCGCACGCACGGGCGGCTCGAACGGCACGGTCCTGTCGTCCCCCATGCAGGGCACGATCGTCAAGGTCGCGGTCGCCGACGGTGCCCTCGTGGCCGAGGGCGACCTGGTGGTCGTGCTGGAGGCCATGAAGATGGAGCAGCCGCTCGTCGCGCACCGCGCCGGCACCGTGCAGTCGCTCACGGCGGTCGTCGGGTCGAGCGTCACCGCGGGCGGCGCGATCTGCGACATCGTCGGCTGA
- a CDS encoding acyl-CoA carboxylase subunit beta, translated as MTQDDPGALSVPTAPSRTTAGLLEDLRVRRAAAVGAAEENAVVKQHARGKKTARERIEALLDAGSFVELDAFVRHRSTNFGLEKKRIAGDGVVVGHGTVDGRPVCVYSQDFTVFGGSLGEVHGQKITKVMDLALRTGVPLVGISDGGGARIQEGVAGLTQFAEIFRRNVAASGVIPQISLILGPSAGGAVYSPALTDFIVMADGTSNMFITGPDVIRAVTGEDVGFEELGGATTHSTRSGVAHYMASDEDDAIDWVRTLLAYLPTNNLAEPPSYGHDADLEVTDDDRVLDTLVPDSDNQPYDMHTVLETVLDDGSFLEVQSLYAQNVVIGFGHVEGHPVGIVANQPMQMAGTLDINAAEKAARFVRTCDAFGIPVLTFVDVPGFLPGTDQEWNGIIRRGAKLIYAYAEATVPLVTVITRKAYGGAYIVMGSKQLGADVNLAWPTAQIAVMGAGGAVNILQRGALRTVAEAGGDVEAERRRRTAEYEDAIVNPWDAAERGYVDDVIEPSETRAQIVRALRLLRSKRASLPPRKHGNIPL; from the coding sequence GTGACCCAGGACGACCCCGGCGCGCTCAGCGTCCCGACCGCACCCTCCCGGACGACCGCGGGGCTCCTCGAGGACCTGCGGGTGCGGCGTGCCGCGGCCGTCGGCGCCGCCGAGGAGAACGCCGTCGTCAAGCAGCACGCGCGCGGCAAGAAGACGGCCCGCGAGCGCATCGAGGCACTGCTCGACGCGGGCTCGTTCGTCGAGCTCGACGCGTTCGTGCGGCACCGCTCGACCAACTTCGGCCTTGAGAAGAAGCGCATCGCGGGCGACGGCGTGGTCGTCGGGCACGGCACGGTCGACGGCCGTCCGGTGTGCGTGTACTCGCAGGACTTCACGGTCTTCGGCGGGTCGCTGGGCGAGGTGCACGGGCAGAAGATCACCAAGGTGATGGACCTCGCGCTGCGCACCGGGGTGCCGCTGGTCGGCATCAGCGACGGCGGCGGCGCGCGCATCCAGGAGGGGGTGGCGGGCCTCACGCAGTTCGCGGAGATCTTCCGGCGCAACGTCGCGGCCTCGGGCGTGATCCCGCAGATCAGCCTGATCCTCGGCCCGTCGGCGGGCGGCGCGGTGTACTCCCCCGCCCTGACGGACTTCATCGTCATGGCCGACGGCACGTCCAACATGTTCATCACGGGCCCGGACGTGATCCGGGCGGTGACGGGCGAGGACGTGGGCTTCGAGGAGCTCGGCGGCGCGACGACGCACTCGACGCGCTCGGGCGTCGCGCACTACATGGCGTCCGACGAGGACGACGCGATCGACTGGGTCCGCACGCTGCTCGCGTACCTGCCGACCAACAACCTGGCCGAACCGCCCTCCTACGGGCACGACGCGGACCTCGAGGTGACGGACGACGACCGTGTGCTCGACACGCTCGTCCCCGACTCCGACAACCAGCCCTACGACATGCACACGGTGCTCGAGACCGTCCTGGACGACGGCAGCTTCCTCGAGGTGCAGTCGCTGTACGCCCAGAACGTCGTGATCGGCTTCGGGCACGTCGAGGGGCACCCGGTCGGCATCGTGGCCAACCAGCCGATGCAGATGGCGGGGACGCTGGACATCAACGCCGCGGAGAAGGCCGCGCGGTTCGTGCGCACGTGCGACGCGTTCGGCATCCCCGTGCTGACGTTCGTCGACGTGCCCGGCTTCCTGCCGGGCACGGACCAGGAGTGGAACGGCATCATCCGGCGCGGAGCCAAGCTCATCTACGCGTACGCGGAGGCCACGGTCCCCCTCGTCACCGTCATCACGCGCAAGGCCTACGGAGGCGCGTACATCGTCATGGGCTCCAAGCAGCTCGGCGCCGACGTGAACCTCGCCTGGCCGACCGCGCAGATCGCCGTGATGGGCGCCGGTGGCGCCGTGAACATCCTGCAGCGCGGCGCGCTGCGGACGGTCGCCGAGGCGGGTGGCGACGTCGAGGCCGAGCGCCGCCGCCGCACGGCCGAGTACGAGGACGCGATCGTCAACCCGTGGGACGCGGCCGAGCGCGGCTACGTCGACGACGTCATCGAGCCGTCCGAGACCCGCGCGCAGATCGTCCGCGCGCTGCGCCTGCTGCGCAGCAAGCGTGCGAGCCTGCCACCCAGGAAGCACGGGAACATCCCGCTGTGA